The Pontibacter pudoricolor genome contains a region encoding:
- a CDS encoding DMT family transporter, with amino-acid sequence MPRLRDFIELHFVILLWGFTAILGKLITIPAVELVAIRTIITALALALIIYKTKAVFWLGRTIGLKMLGVGFLIAAHWILFFAAARVASVSICLIGMATCSLWTAFLEPLFTKKKIKPYEVFLALLIIFGLYIIFRNETDFNSVLGISMAIGSALLASIFTIINANLVKKIPSTTITCYEMGGAFLGTILFFPVYTMYFAEGNQLNFSMVPMDWVYMAVLILACTVYAYTAGVRLMQRISAFTMNLTVNLEPVYGIILAIFIFNEGSQLSSEFYVGASIILLSVFIYPVINTVAERRKKLKKAFPEEVIFRKD; translated from the coding sequence ATGCCTCGCTTAAGAGATTTTATTGAACTGCACTTTGTTATTTTACTGTGGGGTTTCACAGCTATACTTGGCAAACTAATAACTATACCGGCTGTAGAACTGGTTGCCATACGCACAATTATTACTGCTTTAGCACTTGCACTGATTATCTATAAAACAAAAGCTGTTTTCTGGCTTGGCAGAACTATAGGTCTGAAAATGCTTGGAGTTGGTTTCCTGATCGCTGCCCACTGGATCCTGTTTTTTGCGGCCGCACGGGTAGCATCTGTTTCCATATGCCTCATAGGTATGGCAACCTGCAGCCTCTGGACTGCTTTCCTGGAGCCATTATTTACAAAGAAAAAGATTAAGCCATACGAAGTATTCCTGGCTTTGCTGATCATATTCGGGCTCTACATCATCTTCCGCAACGAAACGGACTTTAACAGTGTGCTGGGTATCAGTATGGCGATCGGGTCTGCGTTGCTGGCATCCATCTTTACTATCATTAATGCCAACCTGGTAAAAAAGATACCATCTACAACTATAACCTGCTACGAAATGGGTGGGGCTTTCCTGGGTACTATCCTGTTCTTCCCGGTTTATACGATGTATTTTGCAGAAGGCAACCAGCTAAACTTTAGCATGGTTCCGATGGATTGGGTGTACATGGCAGTACTTATACTGGCTTGTACGGTGTATGCTTACACGGCTGGCGTAAGATTAATGCAGCGTATTTCTGCTTTTACCATGAACCTGACCGTGAACCTGGAACCTGTTTACGGCATTATCCTGGCTATTTTTATTTTTAATGAGGGCAGCCAGCTCTCTTCTGAATTTTATGTGGGGGCAAGTATAATTCTGCTGAGCGTATTCATTTACCCTGTCATAAATACGGTGGCTGAGCGTCGCAAAAAACTAAAGAAGGCCTTTCCAGAGGAGGTAATTTTCAGGAAAGATTAA
- the atpC gene encoding ATP synthase F1 subunit epsilon — translation MYLEIITPDRKVFAGEVDAAQFPGANGSFEVLDLHAPLISTMERGRIRVTTKKGQEFFTVDGGVVEVLNNKIIVLAESVIE, via the coding sequence ATGTATTTAGAGATAATCACACCAGATAGAAAGGTTTTTGCCGGTGAGGTAGATGCAGCACAGTTTCCGGGAGCTAACGGCTCTTTTGAGGTTCTGGACCTGCACGCTCCCCTTATCAGCACCATGGAAAGAGGCAGAATCCGGGTAACTACCAAAAAAGGACAGGAGTTCTTTACCGTGGATGGCGGTGTGGTAGAAGTACTGAACAATAAGATCATTGTACTTGCCGAATCTGTGATCGAGTAA
- a CDS encoding potassium/proton antiporter — MINVVPMEISVELILFSISVLFFLSIMAGKAGYKFGVPALLLFLSVGMLFGSDGFGFEFENIQLAQTIGTVALCIILFSGGMDTKISEIRPVILPGVVLATVGVLLTALLTGLLSWWILGETIEAAGIGLATALLLAATMSSTDSASVFSILRSKGLHLKNNLRPLLELESGSNDPMAYILTITLIEIIKMEASPNYLAATGMLLMQLIIGLVAGYTLGKLAVKVINRVQIDNSSLYPILVFTFCIFIFSATYFIKGNGYLAVYIGGLVIGNSKFVHKRSSLNFFDGMAWMSQLLMFLTLGLLVNPRELVPIIIPGLIISFMMIFITRPLSVFLCTLPFRKMTMKDRTFVSWVGLRGAVPIIFAILPLAAEVPHARLIFNIVFFCTLVSLVVQGTSLSKMATWLGLSEQPNTLKKPEDFDVEFSDEIKSVMTELNITEHALRSGNKLMNLPLPEKTLAVMVKRNGKYFVPGGKTELTPDDKLLIITDDHEALKETMKNLGLADKPASS; from the coding sequence ATGATTAATGTAGTACCTATGGAGATATCAGTAGAATTAATACTTTTCAGCATTTCCGTTCTTTTTTTCCTGAGCATTATGGCTGGAAAAGCCGGCTATAAATTCGGTGTTCCGGCATTATTGTTATTTCTATCGGTAGGTATGCTTTTTGGCAGCGATGGGTTCGGCTTTGAGTTTGAAAACATACAATTAGCCCAGACAATAGGAACTGTTGCCCTCTGTATCATTCTGTTCTCAGGTGGTATGGACACTAAAATTTCTGAGATAAGACCTGTTATTCTGCCGGGGGTAGTGCTTGCTACGGTAGGTGTTTTACTAACAGCGCTGTTAACTGGTCTGTTAAGCTGGTGGATACTGGGTGAAACGATAGAAGCAGCAGGCATAGGGCTTGCTACAGCATTGCTGCTGGCTGCTACAATGTCCTCCACCGACTCCGCTTCGGTATTCTCTATTCTGCGATCCAAAGGCCTGCACCTTAAAAATAACCTGCGCCCCCTGCTGGAACTCGAAAGTGGTAGTAACGACCCGATGGCCTACATCCTTACTATAACCCTGATCGAGATCATAAAAATGGAGGCCTCACCCAATTACCTGGCCGCAACCGGCATGCTTTTAATGCAGCTCATAATAGGGTTGGTTGCAGGTTATACACTGGGCAAATTAGCCGTAAAAGTAATTAACCGTGTACAGATCGATAACAGCTCTTTATATCCTATCCTGGTTTTCACGTTCTGTATCTTTATTTTTTCAGCCACTTACTTTATTAAAGGCAATGGTTACCTGGCGGTGTATATCGGAGGCCTGGTTATAGGCAATTCCAAATTTGTGCACAAGCGCTCTTCGCTTAACTTTTTTGATGGCATGGCCTGGATGAGCCAGCTGCTTATGTTCTTAACGCTCGGCTTACTGGTTAATCCCCGCGAACTTGTCCCGATCATCATCCCAGGTTTAATTATCAGCTTCATGATGATCTTTATCACGCGCCCGCTCAGTGTATTTTTATGTACGCTGCCTTTCCGTAAAATGACAATGAAGGACAGAACCTTTGTTTCCTGGGTGGGGCTCAGGGGAGCTGTTCCGATCATTTTTGCCATACTTCCATTAGCTGCCGAGGTTCCTCATGCGCGGCTCATCTTTAATATCGTATTCTTCTGTACGCTGGTATCGCTGGTTGTGCAGGGTACTTCGCTTTCTAAAATGGCTACCTGGCTGGGTTTAAGCGAACAACCAAACACACTTAAAAAACCGGAAGACTTTGATGTAGAATTTTCGGATGAGATAAAGTCCGTGATGACTGAGCTGAATATTACAGAGCATGCGCTAAGATCTGGCAATAAACTTATGAATCTGCCTTTGCCTGAGAAAACACTTGCTGTAATGGTTAAGCGTAATGGAAAGTATTTTGTACCAGGCGGAAAAACAGAACTTACCCCTGACGATAAGCTCCTGATCATTACAGATGACCACGAAGCCCTGAAAGAAACCATGAAGAACCTGGGGCTTGCAGATAAACCAGCTTCCAGCTAG
- the atpD gene encoding F0F1 ATP synthase subunit beta: MANIGRITQVIGPVVDVSFAGENAKLPNILDALEVIKESGQRIVLEVQQHLGEDRVRTIAMDSTEGLTRGAQVNDLGGPITMPTGNAINGRLFNVIGEAIDGIPQPATTTRLPIHRAAPLFEELATSSEILYTGIKVIDLLAPYVKGGKIGLFGGAGVGKTVLIMELVNNIAKAYSGLSVFAGVGERTREGNDLLREFLESDIIRYGAEFKHSMEAGGWDLTKVDMAELEKSQATLVFGQMNEPPGARARVALSGLTVAENFRDGDGTGAGRDILFFIDNIFRFTQAGSEVSALLGRMPSAVGYQPTLATEMGAMQERITSTKRGSITSVQAVYVPADDLTDPAPATTFAHLDATTVLSRKIAELGIYPAVDPLDSTSRILSADVLGAEHYNTAQRVKEILQRYKELQDIIAILGMDELSDEDKLVVSRARRVQRFLSQPFHVAEQFTGLAGVLVDIKDTIRGFNEIMDGKYDHLPEAAFNLVGTIEDAVTKGEKLLAEAK, encoded by the coding sequence ATGGCGAATATTGGCAGAATTACCCAGGTTATCGGTCCAGTAGTGGACGTTAGCTTTGCGGGTGAAAACGCAAAACTACCAAATATCCTCGACGCGCTTGAGGTAATAAAAGAAAGCGGCCAGCGCATCGTGCTGGAAGTGCAGCAGCACCTCGGCGAAGATCGTGTACGTACCATTGCAATGGACTCTACAGAAGGCCTTACACGTGGTGCACAGGTAAATGACCTGGGTGGCCCGATCACTATGCCAACTGGAAATGCCATTAATGGCCGTCTGTTCAACGTAATCGGCGAAGCAATTGACGGTATACCGCAGCCCGCTACTACTACGCGTCTGCCAATTCACCGTGCTGCGCCTCTTTTCGAAGAACTTGCAACTTCTTCTGAAATCCTTTACACCGGTATTAAAGTAATCGACCTGCTGGCACCTTATGTAAAAGGTGGTAAAATTGGTCTTTTCGGTGGTGCCGGGGTAGGTAAGACTGTATTGATCATGGAGCTGGTAAACAACATTGCAAAGGCTTATTCAGGTCTTTCTGTGTTTGCCGGTGTTGGTGAGCGTACACGTGAAGGAAACGACTTACTACGTGAATTCCTTGAGTCAGACATTATCCGTTACGGTGCAGAGTTTAAGCACTCTATGGAAGCCGGCGGATGGGATCTTACGAAAGTTGACATGGCTGAGCTGGAGAAATCTCAGGCTACGCTGGTGTTCGGTCAGATGAACGAGCCTCCTGGGGCGCGTGCACGTGTTGCCTTGTCTGGTCTTACCGTAGCGGAAAACTTCCGTGATGGTGATGGTACTGGTGCAGGTCGCGATATCCTTTTCTTTATCGACAACATCTTCCGCTTTACGCAGGCAGGTTCTGAGGTATCGGCTCTTTTAGGTCGTATGCCTTCAGCAGTAGGTTACCAGCCAACGCTGGCAACTGAAATGGGCGCCATGCAGGAGCGTATCACGTCTACTAAGCGTGGTTCCATTACATCTGTCCAGGCTGTTTACGTACCTGCGGATGACTTAACTGACCCTGCTCCAGCGACGACTTTCGCTCACTTGGATGCAACTACAGTACTTTCGCGTAAAATTGCTGAGCTTGGTATCTACCCTGCGGTAGACCCTCTGGATTCTACTTCACGTATCCTGTCTGCTGACGTTCTGGGTGCTGAGCACTACAACACAGCACAGCGCGTTAAGGAAATTCTTCAGCGTTACAAAGAACTTCAGGATATCATCGCCATCCTTGGTATGGACGAACTATCTGATGAAGATAAGCTGGTTGTATCAAGAGCGCGCCGTGTGCAGCGTTTCTTATCTCAGCCGTTCCACGTAGCTGAGCAGTTTACAGGCCTTGCAGGTGTACTTGTTGATATCAAAGACACTATCAGAGGCTTTAACGAGATCATGGACGGTAAGTATGACCACCTTCCGGAAGCTGCCTTCAACCTTGTAGGTACCATTGAAGATGCAGTAACCAAAGGTGAGAAACTGCTTGCCGAAGCAAAATAG
- the ispE gene encoding 4-(cytidine 5'-diphospho)-2-C-methyl-D-erythritol kinase, with the protein MLDFPNAKINLGLQIIEKRPDGFHNLESCFYPVQWCDALEVLPAAQNTFTMSGLPVPGDTESNLCLKAYKLLEKAHNLPPVHMHLHKVIPMGAGLGGGSADAAFVLRILNKLFDLNLPTEELQNYARQLGSDCAFFIENKPVIAVERGDVFMPALLDLSGYSCVVVYPGIHITTAEAYAGVTPGKPVCSIEMILKQDIKLWKDIMHNDFEKSLFPKYPELAVLKENLYEAGAVYASMTGSGSAVYGIFKGDTPTNLIFPENYLLWKGLL; encoded by the coding sequence ATGCTTGACTTCCCGAACGCAAAAATAAATTTAGGTTTACAGATCATCGAAAAACGGCCTGATGGGTTTCATAACCTGGAGTCGTGCTTTTACCCTGTGCAGTGGTGCGATGCCCTGGAGGTTTTACCGGCGGCGCAGAATACATTTACCATGAGCGGCCTGCCAGTGCCCGGAGACACCGAATCCAACCTTTGCCTGAAAGCTTATAAGTTACTTGAGAAAGCCCACAACCTGCCGCCCGTGCACATGCACCTGCACAAAGTTATTCCGATGGGAGCGGGGCTGGGCGGTGGTTCTGCCGATGCTGCCTTTGTGCTGCGTATCCTGAATAAGCTTTTTGACCTTAATCTACCTACCGAAGAATTGCAGAATTATGCCCGCCAGTTGGGCAGCGACTGTGCTTTTTTTATAGAGAATAAGCCCGTAATTGCCGTAGAGCGGGGTGACGTTTTTATGCCGGCTCTCCTTGACCTGAGCGGCTATAGTTGTGTAGTGGTGTATCCGGGAATCCATATCACAACGGCTGAAGCTTATGCCGGTGTTACCCCGGGAAAGCCGGTCTGCTCTATAGAAATGATCCTGAAACAGGATATTAAACTATGGAAAGACATCATGCACAACGATTTTGAGAAATCACTTTTCCCAAAGTACCCTGAGCTGGCAGTCCTGAAAGAAAATTTATACGAAGCAGGAGCCGTTTACGCGTCCATGACGGGTTCGGGCTCTGCTGTATATGGTATATTTAAAGGCGATACGCCGACAAACTTAATCTTTCCTGAAAATTACCTCCTCTGGAAAGGCCTTCTTTAG
- a CDS encoding ferredoxin--NADP reductase produces the protein MSVSAKSAEKAPGYLPLTISSINEEVTGVKVITFNETVSYKAGQYLTLLHHGPHGEIRRSYSITSSPVLQEPLAIGVKRIENGFYSRQLVDHARVGDTLLASGTGGLFTLPDDILNYKQIFFLAAGSGITPIFSLVKTALHAYPHLSVVLFYSNKSPKQTMFLQPLRELAATFPGRLHIEFIFSNTPDLGRARLHKDYLYKLIDQLAAAPRQQLLFYLCGPLNYMRLSSFALRQYGFSANQIRKEVFNVDKTPLPKLVPPDTRAHQVTLHINGKTTHIACKYPENILSSAREAGVVLPYSCETGKCGSCLARILKGKVWMAYNEVLTERDLQKGLTLTCVGYPVEGDVELEIL, from the coding sequence ATGAGTGTGTCAGCTAAATCAGCAGAAAAAGCGCCTGGTTATTTACCTCTTACCATCAGCAGCATAAACGAAGAAGTTACAGGCGTAAAGGTTATTACTTTCAATGAAACAGTTTCCTATAAAGCAGGGCAGTACCTTACGTTGCTGCACCATGGCCCACATGGTGAGATCAGGCGCTCCTACTCCATTACCTCATCTCCGGTATTACAGGAGCCGCTTGCCATCGGCGTAAAAAGAATTGAGAACGGTTTCTATTCCCGACAGCTGGTAGACCACGCCCGTGTTGGTGATACGCTCCTGGCAAGCGGTACCGGCGGGTTATTTACCTTACCTGACGATATTCTGAACTATAAGCAAATTTTCTTCCTGGCTGCGGGTAGCGGTATTACACCTATCTTTTCGTTAGTTAAAACTGCACTACATGCGTACCCACATCTTTCTGTTGTATTATTTTACAGTAACAAATCTCCTAAACAAACTATGTTTCTGCAGCCCCTCAGGGAGTTAGCTGCCACCTTTCCTGGCCGGTTACACATTGAGTTCATCTTCAGCAACACGCCGGACCTGGGCAGAGCCCGCCTGCATAAAGATTACCTGTATAAGCTCATAGATCAGTTGGCTGCCGCCCCGCGCCAGCAGCTGTTGTTTTACTTGTGCGGCCCGCTCAACTATATGCGCCTGAGCTCTTTTGCGCTTCGCCAGTATGGCTTTTCTGCTAACCAGATCCGGAAAGAAGTTTTTAATGTAGATAAAACGCCGTTACCCAAACTTGTTCCACCGGACACCCGAGCACACCAGGTTACACTGCATATTAATGGCAAGACTACCCACATAGCATGTAAATACCCGGAAAACATCTTATCAAGTGCGCGCGAAGCCGGAGTTGTATTGCCTTATAGTTGCGAAACCGGCAAGTGTGGCAGTTGCCTGGCCAGGATATTAAAAGGCAAAGTTTGGATGGCTTATAACGAAGTGCTGACTGAACGCGACCTTCAAAAAGGCCTGACACTTACCTGCGTCGGGTACCCGGTAGAAGGCGATGTAGAACTGGAAATACTATAG
- a CDS encoding DegT/DnrJ/EryC1/StrS family aminotransferase — MTQLNYRPGRIFLSVPHMGGHERNYVQKALEDNWVTTVGPNIPGFEHDICQHTNAQHAVAVSSGTAALHLGLRVLGVKPGDEVICSTFTFVASANPILYVDATPVFVDSEPETWNMSPELLDQAINAGIARGKKPACILVVHIYGMPAKMKEIMEVANRYEIPVMEDAAEALGSRYSGHQVGTFGRIGVFSFNGNKIITTSGGGALITADEALAKQAVFLANQAKEPAPYYLHSQMGYNYMLSNINAGIGRGQLEVLEKRVKQRREIYSYYKEQLSEVEGLEFVPEPKFCFTNRWLTTILLPEGFKPEQVRQELEHDNIETRLLLKPMHQQPLFADCAYFSNGTSDQLFERGLCLPSSSSLTEEDLDKVVKALKQILL; from the coding sequence ATGACACAACTAAATTACAGACCAGGACGCATTTTTTTGTCGGTGCCCCACATGGGCGGACATGAGCGCAACTATGTGCAGAAAGCGCTGGAAGATAACTGGGTAACAACGGTTGGCCCCAATATACCCGGTTTTGAACATGACATCTGCCAGCATACCAACGCACAACATGCTGTTGCAGTAAGCTCCGGCACTGCAGCGTTGCATCTGGGTCTCAGGGTGTTGGGCGTAAAGCCCGGCGACGAAGTGATCTGCTCTACCTTTACGTTTGTAGCTTCTGCTAATCCCATTTTATATGTAGACGCCACTCCTGTTTTTGTAGACAGCGAACCCGAAACCTGGAATATGAGCCCGGAACTGCTGGACCAGGCCATAAATGCCGGTATAGCGCGTGGTAAAAAACCTGCCTGCATTCTGGTGGTGCATATCTATGGAATGCCTGCTAAAATGAAAGAGATCATGGAGGTAGCAAACCGTTATGAGATTCCGGTGATGGAAGATGCGGCTGAAGCACTTGGCTCCAGGTATAGTGGGCATCAGGTAGGTACGTTTGGCAGGATCGGTGTTTTCTCTTTTAACGGGAATAAGATCATTACTACATCGGGTGGCGGCGCGCTTATAACGGCAGACGAAGCATTGGCAAAGCAGGCTGTATTCCTCGCAAACCAGGCCAAAGAACCAGCTCCATATTACCTGCACTCACAAATGGGCTACAACTATATGCTCAGCAACATAAATGCAGGTATTGGTCGTGGGCAGTTAGAGGTACTCGAAAAGCGCGTGAAGCAGCGTCGCGAGATCTATAGTTACTATAAAGAGCAGTTGAGCGAAGTGGAAGGCCTGGAATTTGTACCTGAGCCAAAATTCTGTTTTACCAACCGCTGGCTGACTACTATACTATTACCGGAAGGCTTTAAACCAGAACAGGTACGCCAGGAGCTGGAGCATGATAACATTGAAACCAGGCTGCTCTTAAAACCAATGCACCAGCAACCACTCTTTGCAGACTGTGCTTACTTTAGCAACGGCACCAGCGACCAGCTTTTTGAGCGCGGCTTATGCCTGCCAAGCAGCAGCAGCCTTACCGAAGAGGACCTGGATAAAGTGGTAAAGGCCCTAAAGCAAATTCTGCTATAG
- a CDS encoding LptF/LptG family permease: MKILDWYILKKFLTTFVFAVLILVSIILVIDFTEKNDDFIQEKVPLAEIIFDYYINLIPFYANMLSPITVFIATVFVTAKLASHTEIVAMLSSGISFRRLLVPYVVGATLIGALIFGLIGWVIPNANKKSVAFQVKYVKSPYTYDSRNIHIKIAPDAYVYMESYNVNAHVGYNFALERIVGTTLKSKITSNSVTWDQDAGKWHMDYYTLRTFDGEKETIYKGQDLDTTLNMQPKDFESTYKLEQTLTLPELNKLIDEKKMRGADDLEIYLVEKYERFSYPFAIIILTVIGVIVSARKARGGVGVQIALGFFLAFVFIVFVITSRSLAQVGDIPPQIAAWIPTTVFTGIGFLLYRFIPR, from the coding sequence TTGAAGATTCTCGACTGGTACATACTGAAGAAGTTCCTCACCACGTTTGTGTTCGCGGTACTGATACTCGTATCCATCATCCTGGTAATCGACTTTACGGAAAAGAACGACGACTTTATACAGGAGAAGGTACCATTAGCTGAGATCATCTTTGATTACTACATCAACCTGATCCCGTTTTACGCCAACATGCTGAGCCCGATAACGGTGTTCATTGCCACTGTATTTGTTACGGCTAAACTTGCTTCCCATACCGAGATTGTAGCCATGCTGAGTAGCGGCATCAGTTTCAGAAGGCTGCTGGTACCTTATGTTGTGGGCGCTACGCTTATCGGTGCCTTAATCTTTGGTCTGATCGGTTGGGTAATTCCGAATGCAAACAAAAAGAGTGTGGCTTTCCAGGTAAAGTATGTAAAAAGCCCTTATACTTACGATAGCCGCAACATCCATATTAAAATAGCGCCAGATGCTTATGTGTATATGGAGAGCTACAACGTAAATGCGCATGTAGGCTACAACTTTGCCCTGGAGCGGATCGTTGGCACAACACTTAAAAGCAAGATCACATCAAACAGTGTAACCTGGGACCAGGACGCCGGAAAATGGCACATGGATTATTATACCCTGCGCACTTTTGATGGTGAAAAAGAGACGATCTATAAAGGGCAGGACCTGGACACAACGCTGAACATGCAGCCCAAGGATTTTGAAAGTACTTATAAACTGGAGCAAACCCTTACGCTGCCGGAGCTTAACAAACTGATTGATGAAAAGAAAATGCGCGGCGCCGATGACCTGGAAATATACCTGGTTGAAAAATACGAGCGCTTCAGTTACCCGTTTGCCATTATTATCCTTACCGTTATCGGGGTTATAGTTAGTGCCCGAAAAGCCCGTGGCGGTGTAGGAGTTCAGATCGCGCTTGGATTCTTTCTGGCATTTGTTTTTATCGTATTCGTGATTACCAGCCGCAGCCTAGCACAGGTTGGTGATATTCCGCCGCAGATTGCTGCCTGGATACCGACCACCGTTTTCACGGGGATCGGCTTTTTACTTTACCGTTTTATACCACGCTAA
- a CDS encoding rhodanese-like domain-containing protein, translating to MAKSATDLVKEAKQNIENLTPAQVHEELKNGNATLIDIRESDELSQNGKIAGSVHSPRGMIEFHADETLPYHKPEFDKNKRLILHCASGGRSALATSTLKQMGYENVAHLDGGYKAWKESGYPVTE from the coding sequence ATGGCAAAGTCTGCAACCGATTTAGTAAAAGAAGCTAAACAAAACATCGAAAACCTGACACCGGCCCAGGTACACGAAGAATTAAAAAATGGGAACGCAACGCTCATTGATATCAGGGAGAGCGATGAGCTAAGCCAGAATGGAAAAATTGCGGGTTCGGTGCACTCGCCACGCGGCATGATCGAATTTCACGCAGATGAAACCCTGCCCTACCATAAACCGGAATTTGACAAGAACAAACGCCTGATCCTGCATTGCGCTTCCGGAGGACGTTCTGCCCTGGCGACTTCCACGTTAAAGCAAATGGGCTACGAAAACGTTGCACACCTGGATGGCGGATATAAAGCCTGGAAAGAATCCGGTTACCCTGTTACAGAATAA
- a CDS encoding trans-sulfuration enzyme family protein, producing the protein MPIISPKSTPIFQTSVFTFDDLNELELYFEQPGQRYMYSRYANPNSDELANEVNKLEKGVGAIVTSSGMSAILAAILAICKAGDHVLCAEEIYGGSSALLTQELSRIGIEVTYVPSENTYSFDALVQPNTRLFLAETMSNPLLVVFDIRRLATETQKHNIKLVIDNTFATPIVTKPLGLGADIVIHSVTKYLSGHSDVTAGVVICKEEQDLQRVQKVMLTYGLNLSPFESWLAARGLKTLRLRMKQHCSNAQTIAEFLQGHPKVEQVWYPGLRKHPQHQLAKEQGSGLYGGMLSFRIKDDKEAVNRFMHGLEHIPFAPSLAGVSTSISYPLGTSHRSLSAAQQQKIGITAGVIRLSVGIEEDEELLADLVRGLANV; encoded by the coding sequence ATGCCTATAATCTCGCCAAAATCTACCCCAATTTTCCAGACCTCCGTTTTTACGTTCGATGACCTGAACGAGCTGGAACTATACTTTGAACAGCCGGGGCAGCGCTATATGTATTCCCGTTATGCCAACCCAAATTCTGATGAACTGGCAAATGAGGTAAATAAACTGGAAAAAGGTGTGGGAGCTATAGTTACCTCGTCGGGTATGTCGGCTATACTGGCAGCTATACTGGCCATCTGCAAGGCCGGTGACCATGTTCTGTGCGCAGAAGAAATCTATGGAGGTTCTTCGGCATTACTTACCCAGGAACTGAGCAGGATCGGGATTGAGGTGACGTATGTGCCATCGGAGAATACGTATAGTTTTGATGCGTTGGTGCAGCCCAATACGCGCCTGTTCCTGGCTGAAACGATGAGCAACCCACTGCTGGTGGTATTTGATATCAGACGCCTTGCTACAGAAACACAAAAACATAACATAAAGCTGGTCATCGATAATACCTTTGCCACGCCTATAGTTACCAAACCGCTTGGTTTAGGTGCAGATATCGTGATCCATAGTGTTACCAAGTACCTGTCAGGGCACAGTGATGTAACAGCGGGCGTGGTTATTTGCAAGGAGGAACAAGACCTGCAGCGGGTGCAGAAAGTGATGTTAACCTATGGGCTTAACCTGAGTCCTTTTGAAAGCTGGCTGGCAGCACGCGGCCTTAAAACCCTGCGCCTGCGCATGAAGCAGCATTGCTCTAATGCCCAAACTATAGCTGAGTTCCTGCAGGGGCATCCAAAAGTAGAACAGGTCTGGTATCCGGGTCTGCGCAAGCACCCACAACATCAGTTGGCAAAAGAGCAGGGGAGCGGGCTGTATGGCGGCATGCTGAGCTTCAGGATAAAAGACGATAAAGAAGCTGTGAACCGTTTTATGCATGGGCTGGAACATATCCCGTTTGCGCCTTCACTGGCAGGGGTAAGCACCTCTATTTCATATCCGTTAGGTACGTCGCATCGCTCGTTATCGGCAGCGCAACAGCAAAAAATAGGTATTACAGCCGGTGTTATCCGCTTATCGGTTGGTATAGAAGAGGATGAAGAGCTACTGGCTGATCTGGTAAGAGGCTTGGCTAACGTATAG